The Tachyglossus aculeatus isolate mTacAcu1 chromosome 12 unlocalized genomic scaffold, mTacAcu1.pri SUPER_6_unloc_2, whole genome shotgun sequence DNA window tgccagctgtgtgactttgggcaagttccttaacttctccgcgcctcagttccctcatctgtaaaatggtcatcaAGACAgcgagctccacgtggtacagcctcattaccttgtatccccccagagcttagaacagtggttagcacgtagtaagtgcttaacaaataccatcatcatcatcgtcactgcaatagatccaagttaatcaggttggacgcagtccatgtctcctatggcactctcagtcaatccccattttacagggaaggcacatggaagtgaagtgacttggccaatgttacacagcagaaaagtggcaggagctgggaatagaacccagtccttctgactcccaggtccatgctctgtccactaggccacactgcttctcaagatcttgCCCAGGAATGGTCGGTCTTAGATTCTTGTCTTATTGGATGACTTAAAGGGTAAATTAGGGATATTAGATTAGTTATCCATAACCATTTACATGATATTAAGGAGAGTAACTGTTACCAGTTGGCCAGTGGTCCATTGGGTATAGGGCCCACAAGCTGCAGGATAAGTGATACCAGCAAGATAGTGTATACAGCCTGCATCCGATGGTCTTGAACAGACTGCTTGGTCATCTCGGGAACTAATTGTTCATTCTTGGAAGAGTCCTCCAGAGACCCACTCTTTGCATCACCCGAAGGAGGAACTTCCCTCTGAAGCTTCCCGCAGACTATCAGCAAGGCTAACTAAGGATCTCTCAAAAATGGTTCAAACCTATGATCATCAAAAGGAGGAGGACCTAGGACTGCAGGCATCACCAGAAAATAGAAATTTCCTCTCCAGGATTCATTAAAATGAGGGAGGGGCTTCCTCTTTGTGCAGGGCAGCAACTGGGAAGACTTTTAGAGGGGGTGCTTTAGAATATAAAAGGCACAACTAGTTGCCACAAAAGTATGTATCTGTTTGTATCGGGATGGTGCACCTTGTTATCTGGGATCCAGTGGGATGTTTTAATAAAGAGGACCTGTTACGCATTGAGATCTTGGAGTATAGTGTCTTCAGTAATGGCTATGGAATGAGACAGACCGTCTCCTGTTCCCTGAAAGGGTCAGTGAAAatagtaatgattcattcattcaatcagatttattaagcgcttactgtatgcagagcactgtactaagcatttggaaagtaaattcggcaatagatagagaggttccctacccaaaaacgggctcacagcctgaaagcaggagacagacaacaaaacaaaaaaagtagacaggcatcaataccatcaatatagataaatagaactatagataatatttcacattattattattaataaaataaataaagtaataattatatacaaatataaacaagtgctgtggggaggagaagggggtagagcagagggatggagtaggggcggtggggaggggaggaggagcagaggaaaaggggtctcagtctgggaaggcatcctggaggaggtgagctcaccatAGGtccttgaagaggggaagagttctAGTTTGattaatgaattattaataattaataatggcatttgttaagtgctatgtgcaaagcaatgttctaagtgctgagcactgttctaagtgctgttgtaaGTTAGATGTTAGTAGGGAGGTCATATCTCACTTTCAGAATGCCCCGATATTGTGGCTTTTAGACTCCTGCGGGACCCcctagggcagggggctgggataTACTTGTAGCCTCAATATTGGATCAGAGTGAAGGCTAAAGTTCTCCCATCGTGACTGGGAAGAGGCATGGGTGCTCCTGTGTgctgggacgggggagggggggcggggtcgTTCCCTACCTGTGCAGGCCGTCTTTGGAATAGTTGGGCAATGAAGGCTGTCTGCACCCTCCGCCTACTTTGTCCCTTCGGTCATGGGCCTTGTGGTGAAGAACTCGTCCTGGAACAATCAGTGTagctgagggggaagagggatggggggctGTGGAGCTCCAAGCAGAAGCACTGGGTCCTCAACCACAGGTGCAGTGGTGTTGTGAGTGGGGCTTACAGCAGGATtatttgcaggagtctctggtCCCTCAGGCCCCACAGGTTATGGCCCCCCCAGGTCTGTGTGAGAGACACACAAACTCTCAGTGCCTGGTCTCCCTGCTGGGCTTTGCTTAGGGAGATGTCCCGggagattttcttttttaagtggtatttaagtgcttaccatgcgccaggcactgtattaagtgtggggtagatacaagtctcaCAATGGACTCACAATCCTGATCTccatttcataaatgaggtaaatgaggcccagaaaagtgaagtgacttgcccatggctacacagcagagaagtgtcagaagcaggattagaaccctggtcatccaactcccaatcccacactaggtccaccaggccatgctgcttccctaataataatggcataggttatgtgccaagcattgtactaagggctggggcagatataagatgattaggtctcacgtaggactcacaacctcagtaggagggggaacaggtactgaatccccattttacagataaggacctgaagcacagaaacgttaagtggcatgtgcaaagtcacacagcagacaagtgatgagctgggataagagcccagtttctctgactcccatgtccctgatctttccactaggccacactgcttctctggtcaacaGAATATTGTTGACCATAAAGGAGACTGGTAAACTCTCACTAGGAATGTAGTCTGTTCCTCTCctatgaaaaacaaacaaaaccaaattgTACATGACAAAAAGTCTGTGATATTTGAGAGCTGGCTAAACTTTCTGAGAAAAATAAGCTTCAGGTGAATCAGCATGTCAGAGTCCTCGAGAGAAGACACTTTTCCTGTTGAATGCGTTTCTCAGGGCCATTTTCAtgttcttgttcctcaggctgtagatgaagggatttatTGTGGGGATGACCACTGTGTACAGCACAGAtgctatcgagcccttactgaatGTTTGGGTAGATGCTGGACAAAGGTAGGTCCCAAGGGTGGTGCTATAGAATAAAGAGACCACAGACAGGTGAGAAGCACAAGTGCTGAAAGCTTTCCACCTACCCCCTGCAGATGGGATTCTCAATATGGTCGAGATGATGCGAACGTAAGAGAACAGAAGGCCGGTGATTGGACCTACCCCAATCACTACTGCAGAAACAAACACGATTACTTCATTGATGAAAATGCTAGAACAGGAAAGCTTTAGGATCTGGTAAaattcacagaagaagtgaagaatTTCCCGATTGGTACAAAAGGATAAGTGAACCACCAAAAGGGTGTGTGTCAGGGCATGGAGGGAACTGAAGATCCAGGATCCAGCAACCACCAGGGTACAGAGCCTTgggctcatgatggtggtgtagtggagggggtgacaTATGGCCTCGTAACGATCATATGCCATCCCtgtgaggagaaagtggtccagagttccaaacagaaggaagaagtacatttgtgccaggcagccagcgtaggatatggatttgtcttgggtctgaatgttgaccagcatcttcgggaccgtggtggacaggaggcagatgtcagccagggagaggttggtgaggaagaagtacatgggggtgtgcaggtgtgggTCAGAGCTGACAGCCAGGACGATGAGTAGGCTCCCCAGAACCCCAAGGAGGTACAACCAGAGGAACAGCACGAAGAGGAGCTGCCGCTGCTCTGCCCGGtcagacagtcccaggaggaggaattccgtgatgctggtttggtttcccttctccatagggctggaggatctgctgggggagatatagcaTGCGATTGGCATGGTGGAGCAATCACATCCTGATTCAGACTCAGTCTAGATTTTATGcagtttaatgtgtgtgtgtgtaggggcagggcagggcaatcAGTGGAGAGACCACTGCTGCTCGGTTTCAGACATCTCCCCAGCTTTATTGGAAATGTGTTTGGGAGGGCTGGGGTCTGCCTTGAGTATCTGTTCATCTGAGATTCTCCCGCTCacactctccagccttcctggggtACTGGGTCCACCCTTCCCGGGCCCGTGTGTGTGTCCACACAAGGTGCAGCGGGTTCtatttccaccccacccccaggcacaGCACTGGGCTCTCCCGGTCTGGCTACTCTTCATTCTTCATGGAACACCCTATCAGAGACtcggagcccatcatcagtggcccctcaggctCTCTCCTGAGCCTTCTCCAAGGAATCTCATGCCAATTCTCAGGCCAAGCCAACTTAATATTAAGGAGAAAAACTTGGGCCTAGCTCATTTTGGTGCCGAAAAAtattgcttcccccttctagactgtgagcccactgttgggtagggaccgtctctatatgttgccaagtatatgttgcacttcccaagcgcttagtacagtgctctgcacacagtaagcgctcaataaatacaattgaatgaatgaatgaatgaattgctgggtACTGTTGATGGGCTTTACGGTGCTCACAGCTGCCCTGCACCCTACTAGTGGCAAATGCCCCCCACCAACTCCTTCCTTATGAATTCTCAATGTTTACTTTTGCTCTCTTTTTAAGCTCATCACACTTATTTCTGCAACGCTCAGCCCAATCCTCGCTCCCAG harbors:
- the LOC119921406 gene encoding olfactory receptor 7A10-like; its protein translation is MEKGNQTSITEFLLLGLSDRAEQRQLLFVLFLWLYLLGVLGSLLIVLAVSSDPHLHTPMYFFLTNLSLADICLLSTTVPKMLVNIQTQDKSISYAGCLAQMYFFLLFGTLDHFLLTGMAYDRYEAICHPLHYTTIMSPRLCTLVVAGFFCEFYQILKLSCSSIFINEVIVFVSAVVIGVGPITGLLFSYVRIISTILRIPSAGGRWKAFSTCASHLSVVSLFYSTTLGTYLCPASTQTFSKGSIASVLYTVVIPTINPFIYSLRNKNMKMALRNAFNRKSVFSRGL